One stretch of Miscanthus floridulus cultivar M001 chromosome 18, ASM1932011v1, whole genome shotgun sequence DNA includes these proteins:
- the LOC136522723 gene encoding casparian strip membrane protein 3-like — protein MKGSSEHGETSKAAPLGRGVSKGVSVLDLILRFIAIIGTLASAIAMGTTNETLPFFTQFIRFKAQYSDLPTLTFFVVANSIVCAYLILSLPLSIVHIIRSRAKYSRLLLIFLDAAMLALVTAGASAAAAIVYLAHKGNVRANWLAICQQFDSFCERISGSLIGSFGAMVMLILLILLSAIALARR, from the exons ATGAAAGGATCCAGCGAGCATGGCGAGACCTCGAAGGCGGCGCCCCTGGGCAGGGGTGTCAGCAAAGGAGTGTCCGTGCTTGATCTCATACTTCGCTTCATCGCCATCATCGGCACCCTTGCTAGTGCCATTGCAATGGGCACCACCAACGAGACGCTGCCTTTCTTCACACAGTTCATCCGCTTCAAGGCGCAGTACAGTGATCTCCCTACTCTCAC GTTCTTTGTTGTGGCAAATTCTATTGTCTGCGCCTACCTCATACTTTCGCTCCCACTATCTATAGTGCACATCATCAGGAGCAGGGCTAAATACAGCAGGCTGCTCTTGATCTTTCTTGACGCG GCAATGCTAGCATTGGTGACTGCGGGAGCATCTGCAGCGGCGGCTATTGTGTACTTAGCACACAAAGGCAATGTCAGGGCGAACTGGCTTGCCATCTGCCAGCAGTTTGACTCATTCTGCGAGCGAATCTCTGGATCCCTCATTGGTTCGTTCGGAGCCATGGTTATGCTGATACTGCTGATATTACTCTCCGCCATTGCCCTAGCCAGGCGCTAG